A region of Vigna radiata var. radiata cultivar VC1973A chromosome 6, Vradiata_ver6, whole genome shotgun sequence DNA encodes the following proteins:
- the LOC106765200 gene encoding PHD finger protein ALFIN-LIKE 4 — MDAGYNPRTVEEVFRDFKGRRAALIKALTTDVEEFYQQCDPEKENLCLYGFPSEQWEVNLPAEEVPPELPEPALGINFARDGMQDKDWLSLVAVHSDAWLLAVAFYFGARFGFDKADRKRLFNMINDLPTIFEVVTGMAKKQGKEKSSVSNHSSNKSKSNSKRGSESKNTKAMQSKDEDDEGVALEADDDEEHEETFCGACGESYTSDEFWICCDICEKWFHGKCVKITPARAEHIKQYKCPSCSNKRARP; from the exons ATGGACGCAGGCTACAATCCTCGTACGGTCGAAGAGGTCTTTAGGGATTTCAAAGGTCGCAGAGCTGCTCTGATTAAAGCTCTCACCACTG ATGTTGAAGAGTTCTACCAGCAGTGTGATCCCG AGAAGGAAAATCTTTGCCTTTATGGATTTCCAAGTGAGCAGTGGGAAGTCAATCTGCCAGCTGAGGAAGTGCCTCCAGAGCTTCCAGAGCCAGCATTAGGCATTAACTTTGCCAGAGATGGGATGCAGGATAAGGACTGGCTGTCTTTGGTTGCTGTACACAGTGATGCTTGGTTACTTGCTGTGGCTTTTTATTTTGGTGCTAGGTTTGGGTTTGACAAGGCTGATAG GAAGCGACTATTTAACATGATTAATGATCTTCCAACTATATTTGAGGTTGTTACTGGGATGGCCAAGAAACAAGGAAAGGAAAAGTCATCAGTTTCAAATCATAGCAGTaacaaatcaaaatcaaactctaag CGAGGTTCTGAATCAAAGAACACAAAAGCAATGCAATCAAAGGACGAGGATGATGAGGGTGTGGCTTTGGAagctgatgatgatgaggagcATGAAGAGACTTTCTGTGGGGCATGTGGAGAGAGCTATACTTCTGATGAGTTCTGGATTTGCTGTGACATCTGTGAGAAATGGTTCCATGGAAAGTGTGTGAAGATTACACCTGCAAGAGCTGAGCACATCAAGCAGTACAAATGTCCATCCTGCAGCAACAAGAGAGCTAGACCTTGA
- the LOC106763738 gene encoding pentatricopeptide repeat-containing protein At3g29230-like → KGNLFLSWKWTYLCSLHLVFYVINSFSSINIDSYSRCGSSGLEAAMSLFLVMENRDVVTWNSMIGGLVRFGEFKCGCKLFDEMPKRDMISWNTMLDGYTKAGEMEKAFELFERMPERNVVSWSTMVCGYSKVGDMDMARVLFDRCPEKNVVLWTTIIAGYAEKGNAKEATELYGKMEEAGLRLDDGFLFSILAACAESGMLELGSRIHTSMKKWRFRCSSKVLNAFIDMYAKCGCLDAASEVFSGMMVKRDLVSWNSMIQGFALHGHGKKTLELFSRMVDEGFQPDRCTFIGLLCACTHAGLVNEGRKCFYSMEKMYGIVPEIEHYGCMVDLLGRGGHLEEAFTLLHSMPMEPNAIILGTLLNACRMHNDVDLARAVCEQLFKLEPSDAGNYSLLSNIFAQAGDWMNVAKVRLQVKNTGSQKPSGASFLEVEEEVHEFTVFDRLHPKSDDIYRIDILVEDLEHVGSVLMTHQ, encoded by the coding sequence AAAGGgaatttgtttctttcttgGAAATGGACTTATTTATGCTCTCTTCATCTTGTATTTTACGTGATTAATTCATTTTCCAGTATAAACATTGATTCGTATTCCAGGTGTGGGAGTTCCGGACTTGAGGCGGCTATGAGCTTGTTTTTGGTCATGGAGAACAGAGATGTGGTCACTTGGAACTCCATGATTGGTGGGTTGGTCCGATTTGGGGAATTTAAGTGTGGGTGCAagctgtttgatgaaatgcctaAAAGGGATATGATTAGTTGGAACACGATGTTGGATGGGTACACCAAAGCTGGGGAGATGGAGAAGGCGTTTGAGCTGTTTGAGAGAATGCCTGAGAGAAATGTTGTTTCATGGTCGACTATGGTTTGTGGGTATAGTAAGGTAGGTGACATGGATATGGCGAGAGTGCTATTTGATAGGTGTCCGGAGAAGAATGTGGTGCTTTGGACGACGATAATAGCGGGGTATGCTGAGAAGGGAAATGCGAAGGAGGCGACCGAGTTATATGGGAAAATGGAGGAGGCTGGGTTGAGGCTTGATGATGGGTTTTTGTTTAGTATTTTGGCGGCCTGTGCTGAATCTGGAATGCTTGAGTTGGGGAGTAGAATTCACACGTCTATGAAGAAGTGGAGGTTTAGATGTAGCAGTAAGGTGTTGAATGCATTTATTGATATGTACGCGAAATGTGGTTGTTTGGATGCTGCGTCTGAAGTCTTTAGTGGAATGATGGTGAAGAGAGATCTGGTGTCTTGGAATTCCATGATCCAGGGGTTTGCCCTGCATGGACATGGCAAGAAAACGCTTGAGCTTTTCTCTAGGATGGTAGACGAAGGTTTTCAGCCAGATAGATGTACATTTATTGGCCTCTTGTGTGCTTGCACCCATGCAGGACTTGTTAACGAAGGGCGCAAATGCTTTTATTCAATGGAGAAAATGTACGGGATCGTTCCTGAAATTGAGCATTATGGTTGCATGGTGGACCTTCTTGGACGTGGGGGACACCTAGAAGAAGCTTTCACGCTTCTGCATAGCATGCCTATGGAACCAAATGCCATTATATTGGGCACTCTTCTAAATGCTTGTCGTATGCATAATGATGTAGATCTTGCAAGAGCCGTGTGTGAACAACTGTTTAAGTTGGAGCCATCAGATGCTGGGAATTACTCCcttttgtcaaatatttttgCTCAAGCAGGAGATTGGATGAATGTGGCCAAGGTAAGGTTACAAGTGAAGAATACAGGAAGCCAAAAGCCTTCAGGGGCTAGTTTCCTCGAGGTAGAGGAAGAAGTGCATGAATTTACTGTATTTGATCGGTTACACCCTAAATCAGATGATATATATCGGATTGACATATTGGTAGAGGACCTCGAGCACGTTGGATCTGTTCTAATGACACACCAATAG
- the LOC106763736 gene encoding mitochondrial substrate carrier family protein E-like codes for MSSSPSTYEESQPHPPQEIDWHMLDKSKFFCLGTALFSAVSAALYPAVVLKTRQQMSAAEISCRHMSRSIMRYEGLRGFYRGFGTSLLGTIPARALYMSALEVTKSKVASATLRWGFSDASATAIANAAGGVASAMAAQLVWTPVDVVSQRLMVQGVCYRNGFDAFRKILGVDGPRGFYRGFGVSIVTYAPSNAVWWASYSIVQKLIWGTMGSKEGLSLGRDSRVVMGVQGLSAVMASGVCALVTMPLDTIKTRLQVLEAEEVRVIEVVRDLVREGGVLACYRGLGPRCVSMSMSAAAMITTYEFLKRVSAKNVDRLALYSV; via the exons ATGAGTTCGAGTCCATCAACGTACGAGGAATCGCAACCCCACCCGCCCCAAGAAATAGATTGGCACATGCTCGACAAGTCCAAGTTCTTCTGCCTAGGAACAGCCCTCTTCTCCGCCGTCTCCGCCGCCCTCTACCCCGCCGTCGTTTTGAAGACACGTCAGCAAATGTCCGCGGCCGAAATCTCGTGCCGCCACATGTCGCGCTCCATCATGCGGTATGAGGGTCTCCGAGGTTTCTACCGAGGTTTCGGCACCTCCTTGTTGGGAACAATCCCTGCACGTGCGCTTTACATGTCGGCGCTAGAAGTAACCAAGAGTAAAGTCGCCTCCGCCACCCTTCGATGGGGTTTCTCCGATGCCTCTGCCACTGCAATCGCTAATGCCGCAGGAGGAGTAGCTTCTGCCATGGCAGCACAGTTGGTGTGGACCCCAGTCGATGTTGTTAGCCAGAGACTCATGGTACAAGGAg TGTGCTACAGAAATGGTTTTGACGCATTCAGAAAAATTCTGGGCGTGGACGGTCCAAGAGGGTTCTACAGGGGATTCGGGGTTTCCATCGTGACCTACGCTCCCTCCAACGCGGTCTGGTGGGCTTCGTATTCGATCGTGCAGAAGCTCATCTGGGGCACGATGGGTTCGAAGGAGGGTTTGAGCTTGGGACGCGATTCGAGGGTGGTGATGGGGGTGCAAGGGTTAAGTGCAGTTATGGCAAGTGGGGTTTGTGCATTAGTGACGATGCCATTGGATACGATAAAGACGAGGTTGCAGGTGTTGGAGGCAGAGGAAGTGAGGGTCATTGAGGTGGTAAGAGATTTGGTGAGGGAAGGAGGAGTTTTGGCTTGTTATCGAGGGTTGGGACCAAGGTGTGTGTCCATGTCCATGTCTGCCGCCGCCATGATTACTACCTATGAGTTCTTGAAACGTGTGTCGGCTAAGAATGTTGATAGATTAGCACTGTATTCAGTCTAG